The following are from one region of the Achromobacter xylosoxidans genome:
- a CDS encoding methyltransferase: MTVPEIRWEENQTPHAARWRSESGAAPPKRVVVADDTMTADMAYRQACEGVGLLWRGDFQNARQLLQAITRRVDKRPRKPVDSLLDAFNQHRQIQSQRARILGMLLIPFDAGHGIPLRRAPDARLACEEAHGPAAEPYVASLRELLGLIGAFEWRKKGVEIPALNARIHPHYGVFSPLRGEYVDLVARTPMPRGSVAFDIGTGTGVLAAVIARRGGKRVIATDMDPRALACARENLERLGLSKQVDVEQTDLFPEGRVSLIVCNPPWLPARPSSPVEHAVYDPDSRMLRGFLNGLAAHLTPNGEGWLILSDLAEHLGLRSREALMEMISQAGLRVIERIDTRPTHGRAQDASDPLHAARSKEVTSLWRLGAA, encoded by the coding sequence TTGACCGTCCCTGAAATCCGCTGGGAAGAAAACCAGACCCCGCACGCCGCCCGCTGGCGCTCCGAATCCGGCGCCGCGCCGCCCAAGCGCGTGGTGGTGGCGGACGACACCATGACCGCCGACATGGCCTACCGCCAGGCCTGCGAAGGCGTCGGCCTGCTGTGGCGCGGCGATTTCCAGAATGCGCGGCAATTGCTGCAAGCCATCACGCGGCGGGTCGACAAGCGTCCCCGCAAACCCGTGGACAGCCTGCTGGACGCCTTCAACCAGCACCGCCAGATCCAGTCGCAGCGCGCCCGCATCCTGGGCATGCTGCTGATTCCGTTCGACGCCGGTCACGGTATTCCGCTGCGCCGCGCGCCCGACGCGCGCCTGGCCTGCGAGGAAGCCCACGGTCCCGCCGCCGAGCCCTACGTCGCGTCGCTGCGCGAACTGCTGGGCCTGATCGGCGCCTTCGAATGGCGCAAGAAAGGCGTGGAGATTCCCGCGCTGAATGCCCGCATCCATCCGCACTACGGCGTGTTCTCGCCGCTGCGCGGCGAGTACGTTGACCTGGTGGCGCGCACTCCGATGCCGCGTGGCAGCGTGGCCTTCGACATCGGCACCGGCACCGGCGTGCTGGCTGCCGTGATCGCGCGCCGCGGCGGCAAGCGCGTCATCGCCACCGACATGGATCCGCGCGCGCTGGCCTGCGCCCGTGAAAACCTGGAGCGCCTGGGCCTGTCCAAGCAGGTCGACGTCGAACAGACCGACCTGTTCCCCGAAGGCCGGGTGTCTCTGATCGTCTGCAACCCGCCCTGGCTGCCCGCCCGCCCCAGCTCGCCCGTGGAGCATGCCGTCTACGACCCCGACAGCCGCATGCTGCGCGGCTTCCTGAATGGACTGGCGGCGCATCTGACGCCCAACGGCGAAGGCTGGCTGATCCTGTCGGACCTGGCCGAGCATCTAGGCCTGCGCAGCCGCGAAGCGCTGATGGAGATGATCAGCCAGGCCGGCTTGCGCGTGATCGAGCGCATCGACACGCGTCCCACTCACGGCCGCGCGCAAGACGCGAGCGACCCGCTGCATGCGGCGCGTTCGAAGGAAGTCACGTCCTTGTGGCGCCTGGGCGCGGCCTGA
- a CDS encoding OFA family MFS transporter, giving the protein MQSTATLDLPGSKPGFFDKERTIAGPGFSRWLVPPAALAIHLCIGMAYGFSVFWLPLSKVVGGAKPLACPADMSLVAELFATNCDWKISTMGWMYTLFFVLLGCSAALWGGWLERAGPRKAGVVSALCWCGGLVISAMGVYLHQMWMLWLGSGVIGGIGLGLGYISPVSTLIKWFPDRRGMATGMAIMGFGGGAMIGAPLADLLMRHFATPESPGVWQTFLTMAAVYFVFMMSGALGYRVPPTGWKPEGWTAPAKHAGNAMITKGHVHVQRVWGVPQFWLVWWALCLNVTAGIGILGMASPLLQEVFGGGLINQPELGYSQLDKNQLAAIAAIAAGFTGLLSLFNIGGRFFWASLSDKLGRKTTYFIFFVLGFALYSAIPWTAHIGALALFVAAFCIILSMYGGGFSTVPAYLADLFGTQMVGAIHGRLLTAWSAAGIFGPVLVNYIREYQLSIGVPRAQVYDITMYILAGMLVLGFLCNLAIRPVNPKYFMNDEELAREKALAHERAVATETHGVGTSAFRTPAALVVFAWACVGIPLAWGIWITLQKAVVLFH; this is encoded by the coding sequence ATGCAAAGCACTGCCACGCTGGACCTGCCCGGTTCAAAGCCGGGTTTTTTCGATAAGGAACGCACCATCGCCGGCCCGGGATTCTCGCGCTGGCTGGTTCCCCCTGCCGCCCTTGCCATCCACCTGTGCATCGGCATGGCCTATGGCTTCTCGGTGTTCTGGCTGCCGCTGTCCAAGGTAGTGGGCGGCGCCAAGCCGCTGGCCTGCCCCGCGGACATGAGCCTCGTCGCCGAGCTGTTCGCCACCAATTGCGACTGGAAGATTTCGACCATGGGGTGGATGTACACCCTGTTCTTCGTGCTGCTGGGCTGCTCGGCCGCGCTGTGGGGCGGCTGGCTGGAACGCGCGGGCCCGCGCAAGGCGGGCGTGGTGTCGGCCCTGTGCTGGTGCGGCGGCCTGGTCATCTCCGCCATGGGCGTGTACCTGCACCAGATGTGGATGCTGTGGCTGGGCTCGGGCGTCATCGGCGGCATCGGCCTGGGGCTGGGCTACATCTCGCCCGTGAGCACGCTGATCAAGTGGTTCCCCGACCGCCGCGGCATGGCCACGGGCATGGCCATCATGGGCTTTGGCGGTGGCGCCATGATAGGCGCGCCGCTGGCCGACCTGCTGATGCGCCACTTTGCCACGCCTGAATCGCCGGGCGTCTGGCAGACCTTCCTGACCATGGCCGCGGTGTACTTCGTCTTCATGATGTCGGGCGCGCTGGGCTACCGCGTGCCGCCGACCGGCTGGAAGCCCGAGGGCTGGACCGCGCCGGCCAAGCATGCCGGCAACGCCATGATCACCAAGGGCCACGTCCATGTGCAGCGCGTCTGGGGCGTGCCGCAGTTCTGGCTGGTGTGGTGGGCGCTGTGCCTGAACGTCACGGCCGGCATCGGCATCCTGGGCATGGCCTCGCCGCTGCTGCAGGAAGTGTTCGGCGGCGGCCTGATCAACCAGCCTGAGCTGGGTTACTCGCAGCTGGACAAGAACCAGCTGGCGGCCATCGCCGCCATCGCCGCCGGCTTCACCGGCCTGCTTAGCCTGTTCAATATCGGCGGCCGCTTCTTCTGGGCCAGCCTGTCCGACAAGCTGGGCCGCAAGACCACCTACTTCATCTTCTTCGTGCTGGGTTTCGCGCTGTATTCGGCCATCCCCTGGACCGCGCACATCGGCGCGCTGGCTCTGTTCGTGGCCGCTTTCTGCATCATCCTGTCCATGTACGGCGGCGGCTTCTCCACCGTGCCGGCGTACCTGGCCGACCTGTTCGGCACGCAGATGGTGGGCGCCATCCATGGCCGGCTGCTGACGGCCTGGTCGGCGGCGGGCATCTTCGGGCCGGTGCTGGTGAACTACATCCGCGAATACCAGCTGTCCATCGGCGTGCCGCGCGCCCAGGTGTACGACATCACCATGTACATCCTGGCGGGCATGCTGGTGCTGGGTTTCCTGTGCAACCTGGCGATCCGGCCCGTGAATCCCAAGTACTTCATGAATGACGAAGAACTGGCGCGCGAGAAGGCGCTGGCCCATGAACGCGCGGTCGCCACGGAAACGCACGGGGTCGGAACATCCGCGTTCCGCACGCCGGCGGCGCTGGTGGTGTTCGCCTGGGCCTGCGTGGGTATTCCCCTGGCCTGGGGCATCTGGATCACGCTGCAGAAGGCGGTGGTGCTGTTCCACTGA
- a CDS encoding formate dehydrogenase subunit delta, which produces MEIGNLIRMANRIGQFFEAMPDRPEALEGVANHIHKFWEPRMRNELLNFLERSPDGNAGEERLHPLVLEAVTQNRQRLTPLARVA; this is translated from the coding sequence ATGGAAATCGGCAATCTGATCCGCATGGCCAACCGCATCGGCCAATTCTTCGAAGCCATGCCCGACCGGCCCGAGGCCCTGGAAGGCGTGGCCAACCATATCCACAAGTTCTGGGAGCCGCGCATGCGCAATGAGCTTCTGAACTTTCTCGAAAGAAGTCCGGACGGCAATGCTGGCGAGGAACGCCTGCACCCGCTGGTGCTGGAAGCGGTCACGCAGAACCGCCAGCGCCTCACGCCGCTCGCCCGTGTGGCGTAA
- the fdhD gene encoding formate dehydrogenase accessory sulfurtransferase FdhD, whose amino-acid sequence MPTPPPSRPDCTQVQVTRVRGGALVPGVEADSVAEETPVALEFNGISHATMLATPADLEDFAVGFALSEGIIDGVSDVRGIDLLPQCDGIVVQLEISTACEVRLKSRRRAMAGRTGCGLCGVETLPEVLRPVAPVTNGSPVRIQAVLAAMREMRARQALHDITGATHAAGWAGADGTVALVREDVGRHNALDKLVGALARQAMHAGDGIVVVSSRASFEMVQKTAAAGVAVLASVSAPTALAIRLAQDANVSLLGFLRGDDATLYTHPSRITP is encoded by the coding sequence ATGCCCACGCCCCCGCCTTCCCGCCCCGACTGCACGCAGGTACAGGTCACCCGCGTGCGGGGCGGCGCCCTGGTCCCCGGGGTCGAAGCCGACTCCGTGGCCGAGGAAACGCCGGTCGCGCTGGAGTTCAACGGCATCAGCCACGCCACCATGCTGGCCACGCCGGCCGACCTGGAAGACTTCGCGGTGGGCTTCGCGCTGTCCGAGGGCATCATCGACGGCGTCAGCGACGTGCGCGGCATCGACCTGCTGCCGCAATGCGACGGCATCGTGGTCCAGCTGGAAATTTCCACCGCCTGTGAAGTGCGGCTGAAGTCGCGCCGCCGGGCCATGGCCGGGCGCACCGGCTGCGGCCTGTGCGGTGTGGAGACGCTACCTGAAGTGCTGCGGCCGGTGGCGCCCGTCACCAACGGCTCGCCCGTGCGCATCCAGGCCGTGCTGGCCGCCATGCGCGAAATGCGGGCGCGCCAGGCGCTGCACGACATCACCGGCGCCACCCACGCCGCGGGCTGGGCCGGCGCCGACGGTACCGTCGCGCTGGTGCGCGAGGACGTGGGGCGCCATAACGCCCTGGACAAGCTGGTCGGCGCCCTGGCGCGCCAGGCCATGCATGCCGGCGACGGCATCGTCGTGGTGTCCAGCCGTGCCAGTTTCGAAATGGTGCAGAAAACCGCGGCGGCCGGCGTGGCCGTGCTGGCCTCGGTGTCCGCGCCCACGGCGCTCGCCATCCGCCTGGCCCAGGACGCCAATGTCAGCCTGCTGGGCTTTCTGCGCGGCGACGACGCCACGCTGTACACCCACCCATCACGCATCACCCCCTGA